GTGGCCGCGCTGGCCATGTTCGCGGTGGGATGCGGCACGGAGCAGTCGGCCGCCGACGCGTACCGCAGTACGCACCCGACGCCGACCGGGATATCGCAGGCGCCCGTGCCGTCGGACACGCCCTGCCCCGGGGAGACGGCCCCGCCGACACCCACGCCCAGCCCGTCCCTCCCGACCCCGACGCGCTCTCCCGACGCGTCGGGCCCGGCCGTGCCGATCCCCGACCACTACGCCGAGAACCACGGCTTCATGGTCCCCTTCCCGCTGCACGGGCAGGCCCGCTGCGACGGACTCAAGGACGCCGAGCGCATCAGGGTCGCGCTCGAACCCCTGCGCACGCGCGGTGACTTCACGGCGGCACACACCATCCGCGCGCTCACCGGTCTCGGCTACGCCGCCGGCCAGGTGGAGGTGACCCAGTCCGGCGACGTCGGCGTGATCTTCCTCGTCGACGCCTCCACGAAGTCCTCCACGATGTGCCTGGAGGGCTCCATGAGCCGCGAGGCCACCAAGACGGACACCTTCGGCGGCTACCCCGACCACACCGGCTGCGACCAGCCGAGCGGCGGCCACTGACACCCTCTGCCAGACTTCCGCATGGACCGGTTTACGGGGGTGAGGCGGATGAGGCCGACGCGGCCGTCGATGCAGCAGCTGATCGCACAGCGCAGGCGGGCCGGTTTCGTGGGCCGCGGCACCGAACGCGCCGCGTTCCGCACGAACTTCGACATCCCGCCGGAGGACGAACGCCACCGTTTCCTCTTCCACGTCCACGGCAACGCGGGAGTCGGAAAGACCTTCCTGGTACGGGAGTTGGAGCACATCGCCCGCGAGCGCGGGGCGCTGACGGCGTACGTCGACGAGAGCGTCGGCAGCGTGCCGGAGGCGATGGCGGCGATCAGCCGTCAATTCGCGGGCCAGGGGCACCGGTTCAAGGAACTGGACCGCCTGCTCGCCGCACACCGGGAACGGCGCCACGAGGCCGAGGCGGCGGCGATCGCCACGCCGGAACCGTCGCAGGAGCCGGACGGGCCTTCGGCGGGCAGTACGGCGGTGGCGCGGGCCGGGCTGGTGGGGCTGGGCATGGTGCCGGTGGTCGGCGCCTTCGCCGGCGCCCTGGACGCCGGTCAACTCGCCCAGGGCGCCGATCGGTTGCGGACCGGGATCAGCGCGCGGTTCCGCAACCAGGAGGACCGGCAACTGGTGCTGTCACCGGAGCGCGTGCTCACCCCGGTGCTGCTCGCCGAACTGTCCGACGCCGCGCTCGCCGCACCCTGGATCGTCCTGTTCTTCGACACGTACGAGCGCACGGGACCGTTCCTGGACGCCTGGCTCCACGAGGTCATGACCGTCGTCGACCGACATGGCGAACTCCCCGCCAACGTGATCGTGGTGACCGCCGGCCAGCACCGCCTGGACACCGCCCGCTGGGGCGGATTCGCGGACTTCGTCGCGGACGTCCCGCTGACACCGTTCACGGAGGCGGAGGCGCGGGGGCTGCTCGCGGACCGTGGGGTGGTGGCGGAGCCGGTCGTCGAGGAGGTGCTCCGGCTGACGGGCGGGCTGCCGGTACTGGTGTCGACGCTGGCCGAGGCCCGGCCGGCCGACCCGGACGACGTGGGCGATCCGAGTACGACGGCCGTCGAGCGGTTTCTGAAGTGGGAACAGGACCCGGTGCGCAGGGCGGTGGCGCTGGCCTGCGCGCTGCCCCGGCGACTCGACGCGGATGTGTTCCGGGCGGCGGTGGAGTGCTCGCAGGACGACACCGAGGCGCTGTTCGCCTGGCTGCGGGGGCTGCCGTTCGTCAGCGACCGAGGGGACCGGGTGCAGTACCACGACGTCGTACGGGCGCCGATGCTGCGGTTGCAGCGGCTGCGGTCGCCGCGGGGGTGGGCCGATCGGCAGCGGCGGCTGGCGGGGGTGTTCGCACGCTGGCGGACGGAGGCCGAGGACGGGCGTTCGTCCATCGAGTTGTGGGCGGACGAGGGGTGGCGGGAACTGCGCCTGGCGGAGACCTATCACTTGTTGTGCGCGGGAGCGCGGGGCATGTTTCAGGAGGTGCTCGGGGATTTCGTCCTGGCGTGCGACGTCGGGGAGATCGCCGCCCGCCGGTGGGCGCGGGCCTTGGCCGACGCGGGCCAGGACGCCGACGCGGAGGGTGCGGCCCGCTGGGGGAAGGAACTGACCCGGGCGCTCGACTCCGGTGGCATGGCGGCCGCCCTAGGACTGGTGGTGCACCGGGCGGGGTTCAACGATGTGGCTCAGGCGTTCGCCCGGACGATGCGGGGCCGGGAGCTGCAGCGCAGCGGTGCGTACGAGGAGGCGCTGGCCGAATTCGACCGGGCCCTCGAGCTGAACAGCGGGCTGGTGGTGGCTTACGTCGGCCGGGCCATGACCCGCGGCGACCTGGATGCCTACGAGGAGGCGATCGCCGACCTGGACCGGGCCGTCGAACTGGAGCCGGAGCGCGCCATGGCCCACTCCACGAGGGGCGAGTACCACCGCATTCAGCGGCGCTACGACGAGTCGATCAGGGACCTGGACGAGGCGATCCGGCTGGACGGCACGGACAACTTCGCCTGGGCCTCCCGGGGTGCCGCCCATGCCGCCCGCGGAGAATTCGACGCGGCCGTGGCGGATCTGGACCGGGCGCTGGAGCTGAAGCCGGAGTACCCGTGGGCATTGGTGCGCCGGGCCCAGGCATGGCGTGGGCTGGGCGATCCCGTACGGCAACTGGCCGACCTGGACCGGGCCCTCGCCCTGCAGCCCGACTGGGCCTGGACCGCATGTGAGCGCGCGGACCTGCTCCGCGTCGCGGGCCGCCACGAAGAAGCCCTGGTCGACTACGACCGGGCCATCGAACTCGACGACGAGTACGCGTCGGCGTACGCGAGCCGTGGTGCCTGCCGACGCCTGGTGGGGCGCCGCACCGAGGCACTCGCCGACCTGGACCGTGCCGTGGAGCTCAACCCGGACTACGCCTGGGCGCTGAGCCAGCGGGCGTTGGTGCACTGTGAACTGGGTTCCTACGAACGGGCGTTGGCGGATCTCGACCGCCGTCTCGCGCTCACCGGGTCCGCCCCCGTGGCCGAGGTCGAGCTCGCCCCACTGGCCGAAGCTCTCCAGCGAGCCCCCGCCACCGACCGCACGCTCCTCGCCCCGCTCCTCGCCCTGCTCACCTCGGCGAGATCCACTCGATCCGGGAGCCGGCCGGAGGAATAGGCCGGGCGATCGCGCCGATAAGCGACCACTCGTGACCACTCCGGCCACATTCCGCATACCGATCCGCCCCCTCAACCGACCGTTCCCGTTCGATTACAGTGCTGGGCGTCGGACATGCGGGCGGTTCCTGGGGAGGTCTCGGTGGGTGTGGCAGCCGGTGCTGTCTGGGGCCGTGCCGAGCAGCAGGACTTTCGTAGTCGGGTGCGCGGCACCTTGCTGGGGGCGGCCGTCGGGGATGCGCTCGGGGCGCCGGTCGACGGGCTGAGCCTGGAGGAGATCCGGGAGGCCCACGGGGTCGAGGGGCTCACCGATCTCGCGTTCGGGCATGGCAGGCGTGGTGCCGTCACGTATCTCACGCAGCTGACCCTGTTCACCCTGGACGGGCTGATCCGTGCCCAGGTGCGCCGCGACACCGGCGCCTGGCATCCGCCGACCGATCTGCACCGGGCCTACCGCCGCTGGGCCGCGACCCAGAGCGACTGGGGGCCCGACGAGCGGCGCAAGGAAGACGGGTGGCTCGCGCGGGAGGAGTGGCTGTACGCGCGGCGGGATCCGGCGCGCTCGCTGCTGCTCGGGTTCGGCGACGAGACCATGGGGACGCTGGACGCGCCCAAGAACCCGGGGGAGCCGGGGCCCGAGGCCGCCGCGCGGTCCGCGCCGTTCGGGCTGCTCGTCGGGTGGGAGCCGCAGCTCGTGGTGCAGCTCGCCGTCGAGTGCGCCGCGCAGACGCACGGGGACCCCACCGCCTACCTGTCCGCGGGGGCGTACGCCGTCATCGTGCACGGGCTCGCCCGCGGCGAGAGCCTCGACGCCGCCGTGCAGCGCGCGCTGTCGCTGCTGACCGCGCGGCCCGGACAGCAGCCGGTCACGGACGCGCTCCAGCACGCGCTGGGGGCCGTACGGCAGGGGATGCCGACGCCGGGGCGGGTGGAGGAGCTCGCCGGGGACGGTACGGCGGAGGGGCTGCTGGCGGTTGCCGTGTACTGCGCGCTGGTGGGGGAGGACGTACGGCACGGGTTGTGTCTGGCCGTGAACCACGGAGGGCCCTCGGGCGCGGCCGGGGCGATGACCGGCGGGCTGCTCGGGGCGCTGCACGGCGAGACGGCCCTGCCGCCGGCCTGGCTGGCCGAGCTGGAGGGCCGTCCCACGATGCTCGTCCTGGCGGACGACTTCGCGATGGAGATGACGCAGGGGCCTGCGTTGCACGGGCCCGCGGGGTCCTCGCCGGGGTGGCTGGCGCGGTACCCGCGGGGCTAGCCCCGCAGAGGCGGGCGCTACTCCTTCAAGGGGGCTCCCACCGCCCCGTCCGTCGCGCCGGCCGGTTCCGGGATCTCCAGCACCATCGCCGCCGCCCCGTCGTCATCCGTGTTGATCTTCTCGATGATCGCGTCCCGCTCCGGGGTGTCCTCGGGCCGCAGGAGGCCGATGAGGATGTACAGGACGAGGGAGACGGCCATCGGGAGGGAGACCTGGTACTCCAGCTTCACGTCCGTGCGCTGGGAGAAGTCCAGGTGGTAGTTGACGAAGAAGAAGGCGAGGAGGCCGCAGGCCCAGCTGGTGAGGGCCGCCGTCGGGCCGGACTTACGGAACGGGCGGAGCAGGCCCAGGATGAACGGGATCGCGATCGGGCCCATCAGACCCGCCACCCACTTGATGACGACCGTGATGATGTCCTTGAAGGTGGGGGAGTTGACCTGGGTGGCCACCGCCATGGAGAAGCCGAGGAAGGCGACGGTCGTCACGCGGCCGGCGATCAGGCCCGCCCGGCTGTCCCACGCCCGCGCCGCCTTCGACAGCACCGGCGCCACGTCACGCGTGAACACCGCCGCGATCGCGTTGGCGTCGGAGGAGCACATGGCCATCGTGTGCGAGAAGAAGCCGACGACCACCAGGCCCAGCAGGCCGTGCGGGAGCAGCTGGTCGGCCATCAGCCCGTACGCGTCCGACCCGTCGGGCTTCTTCGCCGTCACGAGCAGCGGCGCCAGCCACATCGGGATGAAGAGGATCACCGGCCACACGAACCACAGCGCGGCGGACAGGAAGGCGGACCGCGTGGCCTGCTTCGCGTCGCCCGTCGCCATGTAGCGCTGCGCCTGGTTCCACATGCCGCCGTTGTACTCGAAGAGCTTGATGAAGAGGTAGGCGATGAAGAAGACCGTGAGGTACGGGCCCGCGAAGCCGTTCGCGTGACCGTGCAGCTTCGGTGAGTCGAGCGCCTTGGACAGGCCGCCCTGGTCGGAGATCTTGTTCAGCGCGATGATCAGCATGGAGAGGCCGGCGAGCAACTGGATGACGAACTGGCCGAGTTCGGTCAGTGCGTCCGCCCACAGGCCGCCGATCGTGCAGTAGACCGCCGTGATGCCACCGGTGATGATGATGCCCTGGGTGAGCGTGACGCCGGTGAAGACGCTCAACAGGGTCGCGATCGCGGCCCACTTGGCGCCTACGTCCACGATCTTCAGCAGGATGCCCGACCACGCGAGCGCCTGTTGCGTGGGCACGTTGTAGCGGTCCTTCAGGTACTCCAGCGGGGAGGCCACATGGAGCCGGGAGCGCAGTCGGTTGAGCCTCGGTGCGAACAACTTCGCGCCGATCGCGACGCCGATGGCGATGGGGAGCGCCCAGGTGACGTACGACGTGATGCCGTAGGTGTACGCGATGCCGGCGTACCCGGTGAACATCACCGCGCTGTATCCCGACATGTGGTGCGAGATGCCGGACAGCCACCAGGGCATCTTGCCGCCCGCGGTGAAGAAGTCGCTGACGCTTTCCACACGCTTGTGGGACCAGAAGCCGATCGCGGTCATGACGCCGAAGTACGCGACCAGGACGGCCCAGTCGAGACCGTTCATGTGCCCCCTTCCAGGGTCCGCCTTGTGAACTCCGCCCAGCAGGCTGGCACTTCGCCTGAGCGGGGTAAGGGCGAGGAAGGCCGCGAAGTGCCCGCTCATCGTGAGTTCGCCAGCACGGCGGCAACAAGGAGCCGTATGGTCAAGAGGGGGTAAAATCGTTCTGGTTGCTGACCTTGGTTCAGCTACATGAACGAAGCTGAAGGGGTGAAGCGTTCGAAACGGCTCCTTCCGGGCGGTGCTGCGGGCCCGCGCGAGCCGAGCTGCGGGCTATCGCATCAACTCCCCCGCGTTCACCAGCAGGGACTGGCCCGTGATCGCCCGCGCCCGGTCGGACGCCAGGAAGACCGCGGCGTCCGCCACGTCCCCGTCCGTGGCCAGGTCGGGCAGCGCCATCCGCTCGGTGAGCCGGTGCAGTACGTCCGCCTCCGGTACGCCCTCGGTGTGTGCGGTGAACTGGACGAACGCCTGGACCGGCGGCCCCCACATCCAGCCCGGGAGCACGGTGTTGACGCGGATGCGATGCGGACCGAGTTCCCGGGCGAGGGAGTACATCGCGCTGGTCAGAGCGCCCTTCGAGGCCGCGTACGCCGCCTGTCGCACCTGCGTCGGGGCGGCCACCGACGACTGCGTGCCGATGATGACGACCGAGCCGCCGGCCGCCTTCAGTCCGGGCAGGCAGGCGCGGGTCATCCGCAGCGTGCCGAGCAGGTTGACATCGAGGACCTGCTGCCAGGACGCGAAGTCGGCGTCCTCCAGACCGCCGAAGTAGCTGTCCCAGGCGGCGACATGGACCACGGCGTCGAGCCGCCCGAACCGCTCCGTCGCTAGCGCGGCCAGCGCCCCGCACTGCTCCTCGTCGGTGATGTCCGTGGCCCGGTACGCCGTGTGCGCGCCGTCCGGGTCGAGCTCGGCGGCGGCCTTGGCCAGGTTCGCCTCCGTGCGCGCGCCGAGCACGGCGTTGCCGCCGTCGCGCACCACGGCCGCCGCGACCTGGTGACCGAGCCCGGCGCCGACCCCCGACACGACGACGGTCTTCCCCGCGAGCAGTGACGACATCAGCAGCCTCCCCAGATCTGGCGCATTGTCTGACGGGGCGTCAGAGTATGGGCGACCGGCAGAGGAAGGAAGGGGAGCGTCATGGGTGAAGAGACGCGCAGTGAGACGTACGCCGAGTTGGCCGCCGTAGGCCCGTACGGCGTCCATCCCGGGCATGCCCTGATCACCATGGTCGAACCGCACCCGGGCCACGAGTACGCGTACAACCGCTGGTACGAGGACGACCACTACTACGCCGGTGCGATGGCGATGCCCTGGATGTACGCCGGGCGCCGCTGGGTGGCGACCCGCGACCTCCAACTCCTGCGCTATCCCGAGAAGTCGGCGGTCGCCCAGCCCGTCACCGCGGGCTGCTACATCTCCACGTACTGGGTCACCGAGGGCCGTTACGACGACCACATGAAGTGGACCGTCGGGATCAACAAGCGGCTCAACCGCGACGGCCGGGTCTACCAGGACCGTACGCACGTCTTCACGGCGTTCCAGGACCACGCGGCGACGGTGTACCGCGACGGTGCGGCCGGGCCCCGCGACTTCCACGCCCTCGACCACCCGTACGCGGGCCTGGTGGTGGAGGTGATCGACGCCGAATCGGCCGAGCAGCGGGCGCAGTTGCTGGAGTGGCTGAGGTCCCGCCATCTGCCCAAGCGCCTGGCCGGTTCCCCGGCCGCCATGGTCACGCTCTTCCGCCCGACCCCGCTGCCCGG
Above is a genomic segment from Streptomyces sp. R21 containing:
- a CDS encoding sodium:solute symporter family protein, with product MNGLDWAVLVAYFGVMTAIGFWSHKRVESVSDFFTAGGKMPWWLSGISHHMSGYSAVMFTGYAGIAYTYGITSYVTWALPIAIGVAIGAKLFAPRLNRLRSRLHVASPLEYLKDRYNVPTQQALAWSGILLKIVDVGAKWAAIATLLSVFTGVTLTQGIIITGGITAVYCTIGGLWADALTELGQFVIQLLAGLSMLIIALNKISDQGGLSKALDSPKLHGHANGFAGPYLTVFFIAYLFIKLFEYNGGMWNQAQRYMATGDAKQATRSAFLSAALWFVWPVILFIPMWLAPLLVTAKKPDGSDAYGLMADQLLPHGLLGLVVVGFFSHTMAMCSSDANAIAAVFTRDVAPVLSKAARAWDSRAGLIAGRVTTVAFLGFSMAVATQVNSPTFKDIITVVIKWVAGLMGPIAIPFILGLLRPFRKSGPTAALTSWACGLLAFFFVNYHLDFSQRTDVKLEYQVSLPMAVSLVLYILIGLLRPEDTPERDAIIEKINTDDDGAAAMVLEIPEPAGATDGAVGAPLKE
- a CDS encoding AAA family ATPase, translating into MRPTRPSMQQLIAQRRRAGFVGRGTERAAFRTNFDIPPEDERHRFLFHVHGNAGVGKTFLVRELEHIARERGALTAYVDESVGSVPEAMAAISRQFAGQGHRFKELDRLLAAHRERRHEAEAAAIATPEPSQEPDGPSAGSTAVARAGLVGLGMVPVVGAFAGALDAGQLAQGADRLRTGISARFRNQEDRQLVLSPERVLTPVLLAELSDAALAAPWIVLFFDTYERTGPFLDAWLHEVMTVVDRHGELPANVIVVTAGQHRLDTARWGGFADFVADVPLTPFTEAEARGLLADRGVVAEPVVEEVLRLTGGLPVLVSTLAEARPADPDDVGDPSTTAVERFLKWEQDPVRRAVALACALPRRLDADVFRAAVECSQDDTEALFAWLRGLPFVSDRGDRVQYHDVVRAPMLRLQRLRSPRGWADRQRRLAGVFARWRTEAEDGRSSIELWADEGWRELRLAETYHLLCAGARGMFQEVLGDFVLACDVGEIAARRWARALADAGQDADAEGAARWGKELTRALDSGGMAAALGLVVHRAGFNDVAQAFARTMRGRELQRSGAYEEALAEFDRALELNSGLVVAYVGRAMTRGDLDAYEEAIADLDRAVELEPERAMAHSTRGEYHRIQRRYDESIRDLDEAIRLDGTDNFAWASRGAAHAARGEFDAAVADLDRALELKPEYPWALVRRAQAWRGLGDPVRQLADLDRALALQPDWAWTACERADLLRVAGRHEEALVDYDRAIELDDEYASAYASRGACRRLVGRRTEALADLDRAVELNPDYAWALSQRALVHCELGSYERALADLDRRLALTGSAPVAEVELAPLAEALQRAPATDRTLLAPLLALLTSARSTRSGSRPEE
- a CDS encoding SDR family oxidoreductase; translated protein: MSSLLAGKTVVVSGVGAGLGHQVAAAVVRDGGNAVLGARTEANLAKAAAELDPDGAHTAYRATDITDEEQCGALAALATERFGRLDAVVHVAAWDSYFGGLEDADFASWQQVLDVNLLGTLRMTRACLPGLKAAGGSVVIIGTQSSVAAPTQVRQAAYAASKGALTSAMYSLARELGPHRIRVNTVLPGWMWGPPVQAFVQFTAHTEGVPEADVLHRLTERMALPDLATDGDVADAAVFLASDRARAITGQSLLVNAGELMR
- a CDS encoding ADP-ribosylglycohydrolase family protein yields the protein MGVAAGAVWGRAEQQDFRSRVRGTLLGAAVGDALGAPVDGLSLEEIREAHGVEGLTDLAFGHGRRGAVTYLTQLTLFTLDGLIRAQVRRDTGAWHPPTDLHRAYRRWAATQSDWGPDERRKEDGWLAREEWLYARRDPARSLLLGFGDETMGTLDAPKNPGEPGPEAAARSAPFGLLVGWEPQLVVQLAVECAAQTHGDPTAYLSAGAYAVIVHGLARGESLDAAVQRALSLLTARPGQQPVTDALQHALGAVRQGMPTPGRVEELAGDGTAEGLLAVAVYCALVGEDVRHGLCLAVNHGGPSGAAGAMTGGLLGALHGETALPPAWLAELEGRPTMLVLADDFAMEMTQGPALHGPAGSSPGWLARYPRG